In Mytilus edulis chromosome 7, xbMytEdul2.2, whole genome shotgun sequence, a single genomic region encodes these proteins:
- the LOC139482428 gene encoding uncharacterized protein — translation MFTLLHKIYKKKCNFQNFYYMIHVRKQPTLNRHSSDKFPAIIDDSGIDNKMASNKRPASATDSEEYQGFIHGLSPIKISRTNSKYFDFTLQINTSNYKRVVCFDASKRPIIDSAAKGKSPLKLSNYTESPSRTTTGTDIILNKKTVVQTARKLKFLNHQPETQSTTPTRNLTEVQALPVKSILSTTAKVMKIEIPKVQMLYGNPTNLQDIIVVDNTNQIRITLWDASVSSVQLDNTYNFENLSVRNFKNETYLTTTKSTKINRTEDLNNAVEYEATAAEIPTTIVGTVTEIKITQSYMCKSCTRKLPEILTEEKYNRCTFCKMLQKTENFVSCLTATLNVESEDEPEDNQPSKLTIFNTQINNFCTLNNKEELLKDHLKMEEFFLEETFAFNLFDNVVDSFTVM, via the exons atgtttactcttctacacaaaatttataaaaagaaatgtaatttccaaaatttttattatatgattCACGTACGAAAACAACCGACTTTGAATCGTCACTCTTCGGACAAATTTCCCGCCATAATCGACGACAGCGGGATTGATAACAAAATGGCTAGTAATAAAAGACCAGCAAGTGCTACTGACAGCGAAGAATATCAAGGATTTATACATGGATTATCCCCCATAAAAATTTCCAGAACGAACTCAAAGTACTTTGACTTCACATTACAGATCAATACTTCCAATTACAAAAGAGTTGTATGTTTTGATGCTTCCAAACGCCCAATAATAGACAGTGCAGCAAAGGGTAAATCCCCACTGAAGCTATCAAATTATACTGAATCACCATCAAGGACGACTACCGGTACAGATATCATACTCAACAAAAAAACCGTAGTGCAGACTGCTAGAAAACTGAAATTTCTAAATCACCAACCAGAAACACAGTCCACAACACCTACCAGAAATTTGACTGAAGTTCAGGCCCTTCCTGTCAAATCTATT CTTTCAACAACAGCCAAGGTAATGAAAATTGAAATCCCTAAAGTACAAATGCTCTATGGCAATCCTACAAATCTCCAAGACATAATTGTGGTGGACAACACCAACCAAATAAGAATTACTCTATGGGATGCATCAGTTTCAAGTGTGCAATTAGATAatacatataattttgaaaatttgtccGTGAGGAACTTCAAAAATGAAACATATCTCACAACAACCAAGTCCACAAAGATCAACAGAACTGAAGATCTCAATAATGCTGTAGAGTATGAAGCAACAGCTGCTGAAATACCAACAACTATTGTTGGAACTGTAacagaaattaaaataacacaaagtTATATGTGCAAATCATGTACAAGGAAATTGCCAGAGATATTAACAGAAGAAAAGTACAATAGATGCACATTCtgcaaaatgttacaaaaaacagaaaactttgtTTCCTGTCTGACTGCAACATTAAATGTAGAATCAGAAGATGAACCTGAAGATAACCAACCCTCTAAACTAACAATCTTCAATACTCAAATTAATAACTTTTGTACACTAAACAACAAAGAAGAACTGCTTAAAGATCATCTCAAAATGGAAGAATTCTTTCTAGAAGAAACATTCGCTTTTAACCTTTTTGACAACGTAGTAGATTCTTTTACAGTGATGTAG